The Thiovulum sp. ES genome segment TCCAAGCAAATTACCTCACGATATTGTCTCTTTTGGTAGCACTGTAACAATTGTTGATCTGGATACTGAAGAAGAAGCAACTTACACAATTGTTGGTAGTTATGAAGCAGATGTTGATCGAGATATTATTTCTTACAATTCGCCACTTGCAAAAGTTCTGCTTGGAAAACCTGTTGGTGAAGAGCTTGAGGCAACTCTACCAGGTGGAGTAAAAGAGTTTGAAATTCTCTCAATTGAGTATCGGAGTGAAATTTTTGAAAGTTAAAAAATTAAATGAATTAGCAAAAGTTCCTGAATATAAAACGGCAGGAAGTAGCGGTTTTGATTTTTCTTCAGTTGAAAATTTGGTTTTAAAAAAAGGTGAAACAGCACTTGTAAAAACTGGATTATCTTTTGAGATTCCTGAAAATCTTGAAATTCAAGTTCGACCGAGAAGCGGATTGGCATTAAAACATGGAATTACTGTTTTGAATTCTCCTGGAACAATTGATTCAGATTATCGTGGAGAAATTCAAGTTATTTTGATAAATCATGGGAAAGAGGATTTCCAAATTTCAGTCGGCGACCGTATTGCTCAAGGAGTAGTTGCACGAGTTGAAAAAGTAAATCTTCAAATTACCGATGAAGTCAGCCAAACTGAAAGAGGTTCTGGTGGTTTTGGTAGCACAGGAAAAAATTAGAACTGGTCAGGAAAATCGATATTCTCTTCATCTGGTGGAGAGAATTGAGTCTCTCGCTGAATTGTGTTGTCTAAGTTTCCGAAATTCTCAACAAAATCTACAAACTTTGTGAATCTTTTCTGAAAAGAGAGTTTCACAACTCCAGTTGGTCCGTTTCGCTGTTTTCCAATAATTATTTCAGCGACTTCTTCCTCTTTCTCTTCAGTTTGAGCTTTGTAACTATTATTTCCTTTTTCTCTTTCAGCTTTTTCTTTCTCTTTTTCGGCTTTCATACGATAAACATCATCACGATAAACAAACAGAATTATGTCAGCATCTTGCTCCAGAGCACCACTCTCTCGGATGTCTGACATGATTGGTCGTTTGTCGTTTCGGCTTTCTAAACTTCGATTTAATTGCGAAAGTGCAATAATTGGAATTTTCAACTCTTTTGCAAGAAGTTTCAATCCCCGTGAAATATCACTCACCGCAAGATGCCTTTCCCGTGAATTTGCCGAACTCATAATTTGAATATAATCAACAACAGCAAGACCAAGTTCAGGATTTTTCGCTTTCAATTTTCGGAGTTTTGTTTTCAATTGGTGAATATTTACATTTCCATCATCATCAACAAACAGTTTTTTGTCTTCAAAATTTTTCAAAGAATTATTCAAATGATACAGATCAGAATCTTCCAAATTTCCCGTTCTTAAATTTTGAAGAGGAATCATGGAATCAATACTTAAAAGTCGCAACATTAACTGTTCAACAGGCATTTCAAGAGAGAAAAAAGCAACTCCGATTTGATTTTGTAGTGCATGATAAACAAAATTCAGACTTAAGGCTGTGTTATGTGTTACCGTCATATCTTCTAAAAGAAATAAATTATTTCCATCGAGAGTAAAGCCAAAATATTGATCAACAATATCTTCTTCAACTCTAATACCAGTTTGATTCCAACTTCTTTTTACAGTCCAAGGTTTAGCTTTTTTTCGAGGAATCTTCACAGGAATTTTGTCAATATCTCCAAAAAATCGAACCCTATAATAAATTCCTACAAAATTTATTTTTTTAATTTTGCCCTCTTTTTCTATTAAAGATGTTCTAAATCCTAAACTATCACAAATGAATTTTATATTTTCTGCAAGGACTTTACTTTTTTGAGTAATTTCATAGCCATTTGCTTGAGAATCATAATATCCATCAGAGTCAATAAGTCCAGCTAAAAGTTGCAAACGAATTTCTGTTGTATTTGTCAAATAATTATGGGGAATATGTTTATTTTTCAATAAATTTAGTTTGTTTAATTCTTCTTGAAGTGAAAAATTATGACGACCTTGCACTCCATTTGTTATTGAATAATCAGGTGCTTTTCCTGTGCCAACATATTTTGTTACCTGTAAAGAAAGAGATTCTGCATATTCATACAAATATGAAACGACCTCATCGTCGATATTTGTTATTCTAACACTAGCAGAATTTCCATCACCTAACCAAAGACCTAAAAAATATGGTTCAACTGTTATTGGCTTTTCTTCAAATTCAACAGCAACTTTATAACCTTTGTAATTGCTTTTAAACTTGTCTGATTTTTGAATATAATCTTTTACAGAAATATTTAAAATATCTCCGTGTTTATGTTTTCCTTCATTTCGACTTCTTTTTAAAGATAGAATATGGGACTCATTTACTCGATAATCAATTCCTTTATTCTGTCGAATCCAATACATTTTTTCACGACCTGTTGTAATGCTTAAAACTTTTCTAGGAGTTGAATCATCTCCCATTAACAAGTCCCCAACTTTAATTTTTTCTACTGAAAGCTGAGTCCCATCGTATAAAGTTATCTTAGTTCCTTTACTCATACATTTGCCCATCGACGGCCTAGCAGCGAGTATTACGAGATCACCAGCATTAAAACCTGTTAATTGCTTGTCAAGAAAAGCAAAACCACTACTTACACCTGTAACGGATTTGTTTTCTCGCTCTTTTGCAATTTCTATAAATGCTTGAGTATCTTTTAGGATTTCATCAATCTCTTTAAATCCGCCCGTCGTACTCTCTTGACCAATTGCAAAAATTTCCTCTTCAGCATAATTTAAAAGCTCTTCGCTGTCTAAATCTTGTTCAAAAATTCCATCTTCTAGCTCTTTAGCAACATGTAAAAGTTTTCGTTTTGTGCTTTTATTTTTAAGTTCATTGATATAAAATTCAAGTTTTGTTACAGGATGTTCAAGAAATATATTGAAAAACTCTTCTTCATTAAATTTTTTCTCTTTTTCCAACTCATCTTTAATCATATCTTCAGAGACAATTTTTTTTCCATTATGCAATTTCAAAATAACACGATAAAGATCGCGATAAAAAGGAATGTAAAAATCGTCTGTTGTTATCTCTGCTGAGTAATCTTCGATAAATTCTGGTTGAAAAATTAGAGAAGAGAGAATAATTCTCTCAATATTACGATTGTGAATCCGTTCAATTGGTAAATCCAAAAAGTATCCTGCTTGAAAATTTGATGTGTATCTAATTTTAACACATTGCTACTTTTTTAAATTTTTCTATTTAGAATTCTCGAAACTTGACATGTTGAAATGTGTGGGAGACATGAACTTTATCCCCGTCAAAAATCTCTTTTGCAACTCGTTTATTTGTTGAGTGATATGGTTTTACTGAGTTCTCTTTGCAAAAATTTATAATTTGGTAAGTTGCACCAAAATCACCACTAACCAAAGAGAGATCATTTTTTTTGCCATTTTTAAAAATCCATTTTTTTATCGGTTCTAAATATTTTTCTAACTCATTTTTATCCAAATCAGCTGGAATTTGAGACCATTTTTTTTGTAAATCTTCTGGCAAACTTAAAAATTCTGAAACTCCCAAGCTCTCTTGTGCATCACTTTTTTGATTATCTGTTAATTTGTGGCTAAAAATTAGTAGCATTTTTTTGCTCATGAAAAACCTTGTTTTTATTTTTGGGAAGAAATTTTGTTGTATTTAAAATAGATCTCCGTAATTTGGTGAAATATTACAGAGATGTATAGACAAAAATAGTCTAAAAAAATTATTTGTTTTGAAGTTGTTCGTAATCTGAAAGAAGAAATTCAATTGTGAAGTCAAAAAGCTCTCTATAAAAAGGAGTTGTTGCCATACTTTTCATTCCAAGAAGATAAGGCACTACCCATTTTAAGAGATGTTCTCTTAAAAAACCTTTTTGTGCTTCGACCTCATCACGAAAAACAACACTTTGCATAAATCCGAATTCAATTCCAAGGTGATCAGGTG includes the following:
- a CDS encoding transcription elongation factor (PFAM: domain; Transcription elongation factor, GreA/GreB, C-term~TIGRFAM: transcription elongation factor GreA), which translates into the protein MEKELLTAKGYDRLTAEIKKITLEDRTKIIEEVQTAREHGDLKENAEYHAAKEKQRLLDKKLEELNSLLADSQIIDPSKLPHDIVSFGSTVTIVDLDTEEEATYTIVGSYEADVDRDIISYNSPLAKVLLGKPVGEELEATLPGGVKEFEILSIEYRSEIFES
- a CDS encoding deoxyuridine 5'-triphosphate nucleotidohydrolase Dut (PFAM: dUTPase~TIGRFAM: deoxyuridine 5'-triphosphate nucleotidohydrolase (dut)): MKVKKLNELAKVPEYKTAGSSGFDFSSVENLVLKKGETALVKTGLSFEIPENLEIQVRPRSGLALKHGITVLNSPGTIDSDYRGEIQVILINHGKEDFQISVGDRIAQGVVARVEKVNLQITDEVSQTERGSGGFGSTGKN
- a CDS encoding replicative DNA helicase (PFAM: DnaB-like helicase N terminal domain; Hom_end-associated Hint; Homing endonuclease; DnaB-like helicase C terminal domain~TIGRFAM: replicative DNA helicase), coding for MDLPIERIHNRNIERIILSSLIFQPEFIEDYSAEITTDDFYIPFYRDLYRVILKLHNGKKIVSEDMIKDELEKEKKFNEEEFFNIFLEHPVTKLEFYINELKNKSTKRKLLHVAKELEDGIFEQDLDSEELLNYAEEEIFAIGQESTTGGFKEIDEILKDTQAFIEIAKERENKSVTGVSSGFAFLDKQLTGFNAGDLVILAARPSMGKCMSKGTKITLYDGTQLSVEKIKVGDLLMGDDSTPRKVLSITTGREKMYWIRQNKGIDYRVNESHILSLKRSRNEGKHKHGDILNISVKDYIQKSDKFKSNYKGYKVAVEFEEKPITVEPYFLGLWLGDGNSASVRITNIDDEVVSYLYEYAESLSLQVTKYVGTGKAPDYSITNGVQGRHNFSLQEELNKLNLLKNKHIPHNYLTNTTEIRLQLLAGLIDSDGYYDSQANGYEITQKSKVLAENIKFICDSLGFRTSLIEKEGKIKKINFVGIYYRVRFFGDIDKIPVKIPRKKAKPWTVKRSWNQTGIRVEEDIVDQYFGFTLDGNNLFLLEDMTVTHNTALSLNFVYHALQNQIGVAFFSLEMPVEQLMLRLLSIDSMIPLQNLRTGNLEDSDLYHLNNSLKNFEDKKLFVDDDGNVNIHQLKTKLRKLKAKNPELGLAVVDYIQIMSSANSRERHLAVSDISRGLKLLAKELKIPIIALSQLNRSLESRNDKRPIMSDIRESGALEQDADIILFVYRDDVYRMKAEKEKEKAEREKGNNSYKAQTEEKEEEVAEIIIGKQRNGPTGVVKLSFQKRFTKFVDFVENFGNLDNTIQRETQFSPPDEENIDFPDQF